In one Pseudomonas sp. 31-12 genomic region, the following are encoded:
- a CDS encoding transposase produces the protein MRQCFGSDHGVGLGFLFLKKTFGVRTEASRKIGRFDKCRKGDGFILFGCEVSSPEIGLHLFQDGTRPANKSENHLAGLPTSRRWRKIQGANLDFCCEEAVMKFCGIDLHSNNSVVVVTDETDRVLISRRCPNELTQILPLLEPHRGELLGVVVESTYNWYWLVDGLKAAGFEVKLANPVAMQRYNGLKHSDDKDDAAFLAHLLRLGILPTGYIHPPQERALRDLARKRIQLLLRVHHGRWCDPVVAVRDIAA, from the coding sequence GTGCGCCAGTGCTTTGGTAGCGACCACGGCGTTGGTCTTGGCTTTCTTTTTCTCAAAAAAACGTTTGGCGTCCGCACTGAAGCGTCGCGCAAAATTGGCCGCTTCGATAAATGTAGAAAAGGGGACGGATTTATTTTATTTGGTTGTGAGGTGTCTAGTCCTGAAATAGGTTTACACCTGTTTCAGGACGGGACAAGGCCGGCAAATAAATCTGAGAATCATCTGGCCGGCCTCCCCACCTCACGGAGGTGGCGCAAAATTCAAGGTGCGAACTTAGACTTTTGCTGTGAGGAGGCCGTGATGAAATTCTGTGGCATAGACCTGCATTCGAACAACAGCGTTGTTGTGGTTACCGACGAAACGGACCGAGTTTTGATCAGCCGACGCTGCCCCAATGAGTTGACGCAAATCCTCCCGCTACTCGAACCACACCGTGGAGAATTGCTCGGCGTCGTGGTCGAGTCTACGTACAACTGGTATTGGCTGGTCGACGGCCTGAAGGCGGCAGGCTTCGAGGTAAAACTGGCCAACCCGGTGGCGATGCAACGCTACAACGGCTTAAAGCATTCCGACGATAAGGATGATGCAGCGTTCCTGGCGCATTTGCTGAGGCTAGGGATATTACCCACTGGCTATATTCATCCGCCACAAGAGCGAGCGCTGCGCGATCTGGCACGTAAACGGATTCAATTGCTACTCCGTGTACACCACGGCCGATGGTGTGATCCGGTCGTGGCGGTTCGAGACATCGCGGCCTGA
- a CDS encoding thioredoxin family protein: MNVQNHPVVSRDEWLAARKQHLAHEKAFTKERDKLSAERRALPWVKIDKDYHFQGPQGELKLADLFGGRSQLVIYHFMFAAGWDEGCPGCSFLSDHIDGANQHLAHHDVAVVAVSHAPFAEFQAFKRRMGWKFDWVSSEGCDFNYDFGVSARAEDVAAGRATYNYEKSDGAEEELPGLSVFYRNEAGEIFHTYSTYARGLDLLVGAYNYLDLTPKGRNEEEIMEWVQHHDKYDDKTSSSCCHGG; the protein is encoded by the coding sequence ATGAACGTTCAGAATCATCCCGTCGTGTCCCGCGATGAATGGCTCGCCGCCCGCAAACAACACCTGGCCCACGAAAAAGCCTTCACCAAAGAACGGGACAAGCTCAGTGCCGAACGCCGCGCCTTGCCCTGGGTGAAAATCGATAAGGATTACCACTTCCAGGGCCCCCAAGGCGAACTGAAACTCGCCGACCTGTTCGGCGGCCGCAGCCAGTTGGTCATCTACCACTTCATGTTCGCCGCGGGATGGGACGAAGGCTGCCCCGGCTGCTCGTTCCTGTCCGACCACATCGACGGCGCCAACCAGCATCTGGCTCACCATGACGTCGCCGTGGTCGCGGTTTCCCACGCACCGTTCGCCGAATTCCAGGCCTTCAAACGGCGCATGGGCTGGAAGTTTGATTGGGTGTCGTCAGAAGGTTGCGATTTCAACTACGACTTTGGCGTCTCTGCCCGAGCCGAAGATGTCGCTGCTGGCAGAGCCACCTACAACTACGAAAAATCCGACGGAGCGGAAGAAGAACTCCCTGGCCTCAGCGTGTTTTATCGCAATGAAGCCGGCGAGATCTTTCACACCTATTCCACTTATGCCCGTGGTCTCGACCTGCTGGTCGGCGCCTACAACTACCTCGACCTGACGCCCAAGGGCCGTAATGAAGAGGAAATCATGGAGTGGGTGCAGCACCACGACAAATACGACGACAAGACATCGTCCAGTTGCTGTCACGGAGGGTAG
- a CDS encoding transcriptional regulator, whose product MTTYNWDLIERLLHEVQHGESSFTPRPYAEQYAAEKASEGEATENLDHLKAVAGEYEKLLLERGYIEPRPEEQGGTGSNYILTPRGSSLLSLIDSSIPGNDHPRQVLDEQEDALDELTFDEVASKAQIA is encoded by the coding sequence ATGACAACTTACAACTGGGATTTGATTGAACGCTTGCTGCACGAAGTGCAACACGGTGAGTCCAGTTTCACGCCGCGCCCGTATGCCGAGCAGTACGCTGCGGAGAAAGCGTCGGAAGGCGAAGCGACTGAAAACCTCGATCACCTCAAGGCTGTGGCCGGCGAGTACGAAAAATTACTGCTGGAGCGCGGCTATATCGAGCCTAGGCCTGAAGAGCAGGGCGGCACCGGCTCCAATTATATTTTGACGCCGCGGGGCTCGAGTTTGTTGAGCCTGATCGACAGCAGCATTCCGGGTAATGATCATCCGCGGCAGGTATTGGATGAGCAGGAAGATGCACTGGATGAGCTGACGTTTGATGAGGTGGCGTCGAAGGCGCAGATCGCCTGA
- a CDS encoding DUF6279 family lipoprotein, producing the protein MSRWLKYLAVIITLSLALGACSRVGLAYRNLDVIIPWTLSDYLDMNGEQKGWFNERLGEHLSWHCTTQLPGYLDWLDRLQSMVETNQVSDAALQTRTQEAKAAIAQTAREITPSAIELLQGLDDKQVAEMNDAFDKDQRKRQEDYVKPSLDQQIKQRGARMEKRLNDWLGPLSPTQRQRVVTWSNALGDQNTQWIANRVHWQKQFSAAVAQRQSPEFPQRIETLLVNRESLWTPAYRQAYANTEAQARSLFVDLMAESTPVQRQRLLKKIEGVRKDFNDLKCLKAAQQG; encoded by the coding sequence ATGTCGCGCTGGTTGAAGTATCTCGCCGTCATCATCACCCTCAGCCTCGCTCTTGGCGCCTGTAGCCGCGTGGGCCTGGCCTACCGCAACCTCGACGTGATCATTCCGTGGACGCTCAGCGACTACCTGGACATGAATGGCGAACAGAAAGGCTGGTTCAACGAGCGCCTCGGGGAACACTTGAGCTGGCACTGCACCACGCAATTGCCGGGCTATCTCGACTGGCTGGACCGCTTGCAGAGCATGGTCGAGACCAATCAGGTCTCCGACGCCGCACTGCAGACCCGCACTCAGGAAGCCAAAGCCGCCATCGCCCAGACCGCCCGAGAAATCACGCCCTCGGCCATCGAGCTGTTGCAGGGGCTGGATGACAAGCAAGTCGCGGAAATGAACGACGCCTTCGACAAGGATCAGCGCAAACGCCAGGAGGATTACGTTAAACCGTCTCTCGATCAGCAGATCAAGCAGCGCGGCGCGCGCATGGAAAAGCGCCTGAACGACTGGCTTGGACCGCTCAGCCCGACCCAGCGACAACGGGTGGTGACATGGTCAAACGCCTTGGGTGACCAGAACACGCAATGGATCGCCAACCGTGTCCATTGGCAGAAGCAGTTCAGTGCGGCCGTTGCGCAACGCCAGAGTCCGGAATTCCCACAGCGTATCGAGACACTTCTGGTGAATCGCGAGAGTTTGTGGACGCCGGCTTACCGTCAGGCCTACGCCAATACCGAAGCGCAGGCACGAAGCTTGTTTGTGGATTTGATGGCTGAGAGTACGCCGGTACAGCGCCAGCGCTTATTGAAGAAAATTGAAGGGGTTCGCAAGGACTTCAACGATCTGAAATGCCTGAAAGCAGCGCAACAAGGCTAA
- a CDS encoding TorF family putative porin, with the protein MLKPSHLLLGTLLSCSVANAQIFQRELGDFDLKLGTTPSRSMAQGLVKPSSTGSFHGGLDLSHDSGFYVGQWAPSMGLSPGANLEVDSYLGFKQPFDNTLGYEVGLIRYSYPKVDTLDSQELFGGLTFLGSRFGAAFSNDPDKQNSTVFADLGGNQPFGIGISMKYTTHQLNTPASVDGGYIGSFTDWSVQLSRPFMGVDLDLIYSDSSLSGSDCSAYSGHNSQCDGLVTIRAERAFY; encoded by the coding sequence ATGCTCAAACCCTCCCATTTATTGCTCGGCACCCTGCTGTCGTGTTCGGTCGCCAACGCGCAAATCTTCCAGCGTGAATTGGGCGACTTCGACCTCAAACTCGGCACCACCCCCAGCCGCAGCATGGCCCAGGGGCTGGTCAAGCCTTCCAGCACCGGCTCGTTCCACGGCGGCCTCGACCTGAGCCACGACAGCGGTTTTTATGTGGGGCAATGGGCGCCGAGCATGGGTTTATCCCCTGGGGCCAACCTTGAAGTCGATTCCTACCTGGGCTTTAAACAGCCTTTCGATAATACCCTCGGGTACGAAGTCGGCTTGATCCGCTACAGCTATCCGAAAGTGGACACTCTCGACAGCCAGGAGCTGTTCGGTGGCCTGACCTTTCTCGGCAGCCGTTTCGGCGCAGCCTTCAGCAATGACCCGGACAAACAGAACAGCACCGTGTTCGCGGACCTGGGTGGCAATCAGCCGTTCGGCATCGGGATCAGCATGAAATACACCACCCATCAGCTCAACACGCCGGCGTCTGTCGACGGCGGGTATATCGGCAGCTTCACCGATTGGTCCGTGCAACTCTCCCGCCCCTTCATGGGCGTCGATCTGGACCTGATCTACAGCGACTCAAGCCTCAGCGGCAGCGACTGCTCCGCCTATTCCGGGCACAACAGCCAGTGCGACGGGCTGGTCACTATCAGGGCGGAGCGCGCCTTTTATTGA
- a CDS encoding S1 RNA-binding domain-containing protein — MALVGRYNSLQVVKHTNFGLYLDGGADGEILLPNRYIPKDIPSEDEDWLNVFVYLDSDDKLIATTEKPKVQVGEFASLKVVEVNSIGVFLDWGLPKDLLLPYSEEKRQMTAGEYVVVHVYLDKHTRRITATARLDRYLDKTPASYTPGQEVDLLVAEATDMGFKAIINNKHWGLIHKNEIFKFMRAGKEEKGFIKEVRTDGKISLSLQPVGEEAATSLNSKILAKLRENNGTLPVSDKSDPAVITSLFGVSKGNFKKAIGALYKNGQIVIHADRIELS; from the coding sequence ATGGCTTTAGTCGGGCGCTACAACAGTTTGCAAGTGGTTAAACACACTAACTTCGGTTTATATCTTGACGGTGGCGCGGATGGCGAAATCCTCCTGCCTAATCGTTATATTCCCAAAGATATTCCCAGCGAAGATGAAGATTGGCTCAACGTTTTTGTTTATCTGGACAGCGATGACAAACTCATCGCAACTACCGAAAAGCCGAAAGTTCAGGTCGGTGAGTTCGCCAGTTTGAAAGTCGTTGAAGTCAACAGCATCGGTGTTTTCCTGGATTGGGGCCTGCCGAAGGACCTGCTGCTGCCGTACTCCGAAGAAAAGCGCCAGATGACCGCCGGCGAATATGTCGTGGTGCACGTCTACCTCGACAAGCACACCCGCCGCATCACCGCGACGGCGCGCCTGGATCGTTACCTCGACAAGACCCCGGCCAGTTACACCCCGGGCCAGGAAGTTGATTTGCTGGTGGCCGAAGCGACCGATATGGGTTTCAAGGCAATCATCAACAACAAGCACTGGGGCCTGATCCACAAGAACGAAATCTTCAAGTTCATGCGCGCCGGCAAGGAAGAGAAAGGCTTTATCAAAGAAGTCCGTACCGACGGCAAGATCAGCCTGAGCCTGCAACCAGTGGGCGAAGAGGCCGCCACCAGCCTCAACTCGAAGATCCTCGCCAAGTTGCGTGAAAACAACGGCACCCTGCCGGTCAGCGACAAGAGCGATCCGGCGGTGATTACCAGCCTGTTTGGTGTCAGCAAAGGCAACTTCAAGAAGGCCATCGGTGCGCTGTACAAGAACGGCCAGATCGTCATTCATGCGGATCGCATTGAACTAAGCTGA
- a CDS encoding DUF2177 family protein: protein MKKALLAYVSTLLAFLVLDGLWLGVLMAPTYRALLGPLMLDQPLLAPAAVFYLLYVFGCLVFVVLPAKTWRRASALGALLGLVAYGTYDLSNWATLNGWSAQLALMDMAWGTLATCIACTVGYWTTRKVL from the coding sequence ATGAAAAAAGCACTCTTGGCTTACGTCAGCACCTTGTTGGCGTTTCTCGTGCTCGACGGCCTCTGGCTCGGCGTGCTCATGGCGCCGACCTATCGCGCGCTGCTCGGTCCGCTGATGCTCGACCAACCGCTGCTGGCCCCGGCAGCGGTGTTCTATCTCCTTTATGTATTCGGTTGTTTGGTGTTCGTAGTGTTGCCGGCAAAGACCTGGCGACGAGCCTCGGCGCTGGGCGCGTTGTTGGGGCTGGTGGCTTACGGCACCTATGACTTGAGTAATTGGGCGACGTTGAACGGATGGTCGGCGCAGTTGGCGTTGATGGACATGGCCTGGGGCACGTTGGCTACCTGCATTGCCTGCACTGTTGGGTATTGGACTACGCGAAAGGTGCTGTGA
- a CDS encoding NCS1 family nucleobase:cation symporter-1: MTEQLPNGYSPRLYNQDLGPVPQKWNWYNIFAFWMSDVHSVGGYVFAASLFALGLASWQVLIALLGGICIVQLIANLVARPSQQAAVPYPVICRLAFGVFGANIPAVIRGLIAVAWYGIQTYLASSALIIVVLRFFPAMAAYAEPHFAGLSYLGWFGFLSLWCLQAMVFWAGMESIRRFIDWAGPVVYGVMFMLAGWIVWQAGWSNISFTLAEKSLSGWEAFGQVIVATALVVSYFSGPTLNFGDFSRYCRSMKDVRRGNFWGLPVNFLAFSLVTVVIVSGTLPVFGEMLHDPIATVARIDNSVAVLLGAFAFVTATIGINIVANFVSPAFDFANVAPSKISWRAGGMIAAVASIFITPWNLFNNPEVIHYTLDVLAAFIGPLFGILLVDYYLIKKQQINVDALFDDGPNGQYYYSGGVNWTAVKALIPATLLGVAITFTPVLQPMANFAWFTGCFLGGAIYFVLAWREQTHQTAAVATAG; this comes from the coding sequence ATGACCGAGCAATTGCCCAACGGCTACAGCCCCCGCCTGTATAACCAGGACTTGGGGCCGGTGCCGCAGAAATGGAACTGGTACAACATCTTCGCTTTCTGGATGAGCGATGTGCACAGCGTCGGGGGTTATGTGTTCGCCGCCAGCCTGTTCGCCCTGGGCCTGGCCAGTTGGCAGGTGTTGATCGCGTTGCTTGGCGGAATCTGCATCGTGCAACTGATCGCCAATCTGGTGGCCAGGCCGAGCCAGCAAGCGGCGGTGCCGTACCCGGTGATCTGTCGCCTGGCCTTCGGCGTGTTCGGAGCGAATATTCCTGCGGTCATCCGCGGCCTGATCGCCGTGGCCTGGTACGGGATTCAGACGTACCTTGCGTCCAGCGCCTTGATCATCGTCGTGTTGCGATTCTTTCCTGCAATGGCGGCCTACGCCGAACCGCATTTTGCCGGTTTGTCCTACCTTGGCTGGTTCGGTTTCCTCAGCCTGTGGTGCTTACAGGCGATGGTGTTCTGGGCCGGCATGGAGTCGATCCGACGTTTCATCGATTGGGCAGGTCCGGTGGTTTATGGGGTGATGTTCATGCTCGCCGGTTGGATCGTCTGGCAGGCCGGCTGGAGCAACATCAGTTTCACCCTTGCGGAAAAATCCCTGTCCGGCTGGGAAGCGTTCGGACAAGTGATTGTCGCCACGGCGCTGGTGGTGTCGTACTTTTCCGGCCCTACCCTGAATTTCGGTGACTTCAGTCGCTATTGCCGCAGCATGAAGGACGTGCGGCGTGGAAACTTCTGGGGCTTGCCGGTCAATTTTCTCGCCTTTTCCCTGGTCACCGTGGTCATTGTTTCCGGCACCTTGCCGGTGTTCGGTGAAATGCTGCACGACCCGATCGCCACCGTGGCGCGCATCGACAACAGTGTTGCCGTGCTGCTCGGTGCCTTCGCCTTTGTCACCGCGACCATCGGCATCAACATCGTCGCCAACTTCGTGTCCCCGGCATTCGATTTCGCCAACGTAGCCCCGAGCAAAATCAGCTGGCGTGCGGGCGGGATGATTGCGGCGGTGGCCTCGATTTTCATCACCCCGTGGAACCTGTTCAACAACCCGGAAGTGATTCACTACACCCTCGACGTGTTGGCGGCCTTCATCGGCCCGCTGTTCGGGATTCTGTTGGTGGATTACTACCTGATCAAAAAGCAGCAGATCAATGTCGATGCGCTGTTTGATGACGGCCCCAACGGTCAGTATTACTACAGCGGCGGGGTCAATTGGACCGCGGTGAAAGCGCTGATTCCTGCAACCCTCTTGGGCGTGGCGATCACCTTCACCCCGGTGCTGCAACCGATGGCCAATTTTGCCTGGTTCACGGGTTGCTTCCTCGGTGGCGCGATTTACTTCGTTTTGGCTTGGCGCGAGCAAACCCATCAAACGGCAGCGGTTGCCACCGCGGGATAA